The following proteins are co-located in the Nerophis lumbriciformis linkage group LG22, RoL_Nlum_v2.1, whole genome shotgun sequence genome:
- the LOC133615091 gene encoding suppressor of cytokine signaling 3-like isoform X1, which translates to MANSWLFFPFLSIPIGCHLPIVLFCGAQCSPGLRTGHSAMVTLSKCYPAMSSSHSDSPNVRLPQRYKTFASKAQYQMVLATLHKLKESGFYWGAITGKEANALLGAENTGTFLVRDSSDNRHLFTLSIKTASGTKNLRVQCDAASFYLQTDPKNIHLIPHFDCILKLVHYYMPQSKGNTRTGNVDYIYTGGEKVPLELVKPLACSLSTLQHLCRKTVNGHLDISSKRDQLPHPLREFLQDYDAPI; encoded by the coding sequence GTGTCATCTCCCCATAGTCCTCTTCTGTGGTGCCCAGTGCTCCCCAGGCCTCAGAACCGGTCACAGCGCCATGGTAACTCTCAGCAAGTGCTACCCCGCCATGAGCAGCAGCCACTCGGACTCTCCCAACGTGCGGCTGCCTCAGCGTTACAAGACGTTCGCGTCCAAGGCCCAGTACCAGATGGTCCTGGCCACGTTGCACAAGCTGAAGGAAAGCGGCTTCTACTGGGGCGCCATCACGGGCAAGGAGGCCAACGCCCTGCTGGGCGCCGAGAACACGGGCACGTTCCTCGTCCGGGACAGCTCGGACAACCGGCACCTGTTCACCCTCAGCATCAAGACGGCGTCGGGCACCAAGAACCTCCGCGTGCAATGCGACGCCGCCTCCTTTTACCTGCAAACGGACCCCAAAAACATTCACCTGATACCCCACTTTGACTGCATCCTCAAGCTGGTGCACTACTACATGCCCCAAAGCAAGGGGAACACCCGGACCGGGAACGTGGACTATATTTACACCGGGGGCGAGAAAGTCCCTCTAGAGCTGGTCAAGCCCCTAGCCTGCAGTTTGTCCACGTTGCAGCACCTGTGCAGGAAAACCGTCAACGGACATTTGGATATTTCCTCCAAAAGAGACCAACTTCCACATCCTCTGAGGGAATTCCTGCAGGATTACGACGCCCCCATTTAA
- the LOC133615091 gene encoding suppressor of cytokine signaling 3-like isoform X2 → MVTLSKCYPAMSSSHSDSPNVRLPQRYKTFASKAQYQMVLATLHKLKESGFYWGAITGKEANALLGAENTGTFLVRDSSDNRHLFTLSIKTASGTKNLRVQCDAASFYLQTDPKNIHLIPHFDCILKLVHYYMPQSKGNTRTGNVDYIYTGGEKVPLELVKPLACSLSTLQHLCRKTVNGHLDISSKRDQLPHPLREFLQDYDAPI, encoded by the coding sequence ATGGTAACTCTCAGCAAGTGCTACCCCGCCATGAGCAGCAGCCACTCGGACTCTCCCAACGTGCGGCTGCCTCAGCGTTACAAGACGTTCGCGTCCAAGGCCCAGTACCAGATGGTCCTGGCCACGTTGCACAAGCTGAAGGAAAGCGGCTTCTACTGGGGCGCCATCACGGGCAAGGAGGCCAACGCCCTGCTGGGCGCCGAGAACACGGGCACGTTCCTCGTCCGGGACAGCTCGGACAACCGGCACCTGTTCACCCTCAGCATCAAGACGGCGTCGGGCACCAAGAACCTCCGCGTGCAATGCGACGCCGCCTCCTTTTACCTGCAAACGGACCCCAAAAACATTCACCTGATACCCCACTTTGACTGCATCCTCAAGCTGGTGCACTACTACATGCCCCAAAGCAAGGGGAACACCCGGACCGGGAACGTGGACTATATTTACACCGGGGGCGAGAAAGTCCCTCTAGAGCTGGTCAAGCCCCTAGCCTGCAGTTTGTCCACGTTGCAGCACCTGTGCAGGAAAACCGTCAACGGACATTTGGATATTTCCTCCAAAAGAGACCAACTTCCACATCCTCTGAGGGAATTCCTGCAGGATTACGACGCCCCCATTTAA